Proteins from one Periplaneta americana isolate PAMFEO1 chromosome 6, P.americana_PAMFEO1_priV1, whole genome shotgun sequence genomic window:
- the LOC138701762 gene encoding E3 SUMO-protein ligase ZBED1-like, which yields MDFATRGIHFVADKEGAECNMDQQKMQMMLARMMEEKHTFTYKKLVVPMSMRSIYWKYFGFPATDDGDILTKVKIVCILCKTQIAYNRNTSNLRMHLQNKHAHELLELEANTPPRRPSMDPKEKRAQKKSLKAPGSIGGPPHIYTTAADGTVQIEGDIQFITDPNISLQNFEDEEGTSNQNNVRVVLKGSSPGLSNQNVAIILPEDNINSHIHGMVDGKTVSDAIAEFVILDLQLPDVVEGRGFQRLIATLRSPCEIPSKTKLEEELIPKIYDSFKEAVQSTVACIPGEVGLSVEEWTSGNGEVFITMAVHYQHQSTETMMETKVLSTIHCPCDMDSTQWSVTLDNLFMEWDIKLERVTAVVVATTRPEVLRALSDKDLTLVPCLVHSLQLCTGACFEQPDVAAILNKCRTAIGLIARSNTATTALRIQEQMMQLEENGLKMDYPRVWTSTYTMLEQMLVRKGIMASVLDNIEAVDRDAITMTEDEWKIVEDLVMVLEPFKVTIMTLSEEKTPLISLLKPLLWQLNSSHLKAKEADSETARAFKEALSESLSERYNDSAVNLLLQTATTLDPRFKLLPYASEEDKNIISTSMKHMLIKFIEEERGRNSGNVEESSPSKKSRLSGMEFLLGDLCSSKTGMPAEERANLELVQYQSESTAALDYCPLQWWAKAAAKCPNLARLARKYNCVPASATPPHRIPQENQVLYDMRRACLGPELVDKLLFLNGNHNV from the exons ATGGATTTCGCGACGCGTGGCATCCATTTTG TAGCAGATAAGGAAGGAGCAGAATGCAACATGGACCAGCAAAAGATGCAAATGATGTTGGCcagaatgatggaagaaaaacacACTTTCACGTACAAAAAACTTGTGGTCCCCATGTCAATGCGAAGTATATATTGGAAGTATTTTGGCTTTCCAGCTACTGATGATGGAGATATTTTGACAAAAGTGAAGATTGTATGTATTTTATGCAAAACACAAATAGCATATAATCGTAATACAAGCAATTTACGGATGCACTTGCAGAACAAACATGCTCATGAATTATTGGAATTGGAAGCGAATACTCCACCACGTCGTCCAAGCATGGATCCTAAAGAAAAAAGAGCACAGAAGAAATCTCTTAAAGCTCCTGGTAGCATAGGTGGACCTCCCCATATCTATACAACTGCTGCAGATGGTACTGTGCAGATAGAAGGTGATATTCAGTTCATAACAGACCCAAATATTAGCCTTCAGAACTTTGAAGATGAGGAAGGTACAAGCAATCAAAATAATGTGCGAGTTGTGTTGAAGGGTAGTAGTCCTGGATTGTCAAATCAAAATGTGGCCATTATTCTACCAGAAGACAATATTAATAGCCATATTCATGGTATGGTAGATGGAAAAACAGTGTCCGATGCAATAGCAGAGTTTGTGATTCTTGACTTGCAGTTACCTGATGTTGTGGAAGGGCGTGGTTTTCAGAGGCTTATTGCAACCTTAAGATCTCCATGTGAAATCCCAAGCAAAACGAAGCTTGAAGAGGAATTAATACCAAAAATTTACGATTCTTTTAAGGAGGCTGTACAATCAACTGTGGCATGTATTCCTG GCGAAGTTGGCCTTTCTGTAGAAGAATGGACATCTGGTAATGGAGAAGTGTTTATCACCATGGCTGTACACTaccaacaccaatcaacagaaacTATGATGGAGACCAAAGTATTGAGCACAATTCATTGTCCGTGTGACATGGATTCAACACAGTGGTCCGTAACATTAGACAATCTCTTCATGGAGTGGGACATCAAGTTAGAACGAGTGACAGCTGTGGTAGTGGCAACGACACGACCTGAAGTGTTGCGTGCTCTGTCAGACAAAGATCTCACACTAGTTCCATGTCTTGTTCATAGCCTACAG CTTTGCACTGGAGCCTGCTTTGAACAACCAGATGTTGCcgcaatattaaataaatgtagAACTGCTATTGGACTCATCGCTAGGAGCAATACAGCAACAACAGCACTTCGTATTCAGGAGCAAATGATGCAG CTTGAGGAGAATGGATTAAAGATGGACTATCCCAGAGTGTGGACGTCAACATACACAATGCTAGAACAGATGCTTGTGCGCAAAGGTATCATGGCATCAGTTCTGGATAACATTGAGGCTGTTGACAGAGATGCCATTACAATGACTGAAGATGAATGGAAAATTGTGGAAGATCTAGTCATGGTTTTGGAGCCGTTTAAG gTGACAATAATGACACTGAGTGAAGAGAAGACGCCGCTAATCTCACTACTGAAGCCTCTTCTTTGGCAGTTGAATAGTTCTCACCTAAAAGCTAAGGAAGCCGACTCTGAGACAGCTAGAGCATTTAAAGAAGCTCTTTCAGAGAGTCTGTCAGAAAG GTATAATGATTCAGCAGTGAATCTACTACTACAGACAGCCACCACACTTGATCCTCGCTTTAAGTTGCTACCTTATGCCTCCGAGGAAGATAAGAATATTATATCGACTTCAATGAAACATATGCTTATTAAATTCATAGAGGAAGAAAGAGGCAGGAACTCAGGAAATGTCGAAGAGTCTTCCCCAAGCAAGAAAAGTCGTCTGTctg GTATGGAATTCCTCCTGGGAGATCTGTGTTCATCAAAGACAGGAATGCCTGCTGAAGAAAGAGCCAACCTAGAGCTTGTTCAATACCAGTCAGAGAGTACCGCTGCCCTGGACTACTGTCCTCTGCAATGGTGGGCCAAAGCTGCAGCTAAATGTCCGAACCTGGCACGTCTTGCCCGTAAATATAATTGTGTACCAGCATCTGCCACACCTCCACACCGTATTCCACAAGAGAACCAAGTTCTGTATGACATGAGACGAGCTTGCCTTGGTCCTGAACTCGTAGACAAACTTCTCTTCCTCAACGGGAATCATAATGTCTGA
- the LOC138701761 gene encoding opsin Rh3-like isoform X2 — protein MNLAVSDFLLLSKLPLFVFNSFHCGPALGYIGCQVFGFIGGLTGTVSITTLTAIALDRYFVIMYPLEPKRKTTHRRARMYALFTWCYGCVFSLPPLLGLKQYVPEGYLTSCSYDYLDLSFANRVYIFSFFTAAWVIPFCIITVCYIGICYAVFVTRNVKQASGKDSSRHEKTRSEIRLAGVVIGIISLWFAAWTPYAAVSLLGITGNKQYITPLSSMIPALFCKIASCIDPYVYAVTHSRFRMEFKSFIRRVSVKREARRYSSKSQKVWATQSDIVKRTPETEVSSEESNEVEEVIVMVDMQAENTVKDTASHIKELVVGKKQVSFPMSDKDKNKFRPPSWFVAPKPIRDRSTSFRKHFKDKDQK, from the exons ATGAATCTTGCTGTGAGTGATTTTCTTCTGCTCAGCAAGTTACCTCTCTTCGTATTCAACAGCTTTCACTGTGGCCCAGCATTAGGATACATAG GTTGCCAAGTATTTGGATTCATAGGTGGACTCACAGGCACTGTTTCCATAACAACCCTCACTGCAATAGCTCTGGACCGCTACTTCGTCATTATGTATCCCCTGGAACCAAAACGGAAGACGACTCACAGGAGGGCCCGCATGTACGCCCTCTTCACGTGGTGCTATGGCTGCGTCTTCTCACTCCCTCCCCTGCTTGGACTAAAACAGTACGTGCCTGAGGGATACCTGACCAGCTGCAGCTATGACTACTTGGACCTTTCGTTCGCCAATCGCGTATACATCTTCTCGTTCTTCACAGCAGCCTGGGTCATCCCATTCTGTATTATCACAGTCTGCTACATTGGGATCTGCTATGCTGTTTTTGTCACTCGGAACGTGAAGCAAGCCTCTGGTAAAGATTCTTCAAGACATGAGAAAACTAGGTCAGAAATTCGACTGGCAGGTGTCGTCATCGGTATAATCAGCTTATGGTTCGCTGCGTGGACGCCTTATGCTGCAGTGTCCCTGCTTGGAATAACGGGCAACAAACAATACATAACCCCCTTGTCGTCGATGATTCCTGCTCTTTTCTGCAAGATTGCAAGCTGTATCGATCCATATGTCTATGCTGTGACTCACTCTAGATTTCGTATGGAGTTTAAATCGTTCATTAGACGCGTTAGTGTCAAACGAGAAGCAAGAAGATATTCCTCAAAGAGTCAAAAGGTATGGGCAACACAATCGGATATAGTGAAGCGCACACCAGAGACAGAAGTTTCCTCAGAGGAAAGTAATGAAGTAGAGGAAGTAATAGTGATGGTAGATATGCAAGCAGAAAATACAGTCAAAGATACAGCTAGTCACATTAAGGAATTGGTAGTAGGAAAGAAACAAGTAAGTTTCCCAATGTCcgataaagataaaaataagttTCGTCCTCCTAGCTGGTTTGTAGCACCCAAACCAATTCGAGATAGATCTACAAGCTTTCGAAAGCACTTTAAGGACAAAGATCAAAAATAA
- the LOC138701761 gene encoding compound eye opsin BCRH2-like isoform X3, whose protein sequence is MYPLEPKRKTTHRRARMYALFTWCYGCVFSLPPLLGLKQYVPEGYLTSCSYDYLDLSFANRVYIFSFFTAAWVIPFCIITVCYIGICYAVFVTRNVKQASGKDSSRHEKTRSEIRLAGVVIGIISLWFAAWTPYAAVSLLGITGNKQYITPLSSMIPALFCKIASCIDPYVYAVTHSRFRMEFKSFIRRVSVKREARRYSSKSQKVWATQSDIVKRTPETEVSSEESNEVEEVIVMVDMQAENTVKDTASHIKELVVGKKQVSFPMSDKDKNKFRPPSWFVAPKPIRDRSTSFRKHFKDKDQK, encoded by the coding sequence ATGTATCCCCTGGAACCAAAACGGAAGACGACTCACAGGAGGGCCCGCATGTACGCCCTCTTCACGTGGTGCTATGGCTGCGTCTTCTCACTCCCTCCCCTGCTTGGACTAAAACAGTACGTGCCTGAGGGATACCTGACCAGCTGCAGCTATGACTACTTGGACCTTTCGTTCGCCAATCGCGTATACATCTTCTCGTTCTTCACAGCAGCCTGGGTCATCCCATTCTGTATTATCACAGTCTGCTACATTGGGATCTGCTATGCTGTTTTTGTCACTCGGAACGTGAAGCAAGCCTCTGGTAAAGATTCTTCAAGACATGAGAAAACTAGGTCAGAAATTCGACTGGCAGGTGTCGTCATCGGTATAATCAGCTTATGGTTCGCTGCGTGGACGCCTTATGCTGCAGTGTCCCTGCTTGGAATAACGGGCAACAAACAATACATAACCCCCTTGTCGTCGATGATTCCTGCTCTTTTCTGCAAGATTGCAAGCTGTATCGATCCATATGTCTATGCTGTGACTCACTCTAGATTTCGTATGGAGTTTAAATCGTTCATTAGACGCGTTAGTGTCAAACGAGAAGCAAGAAGATATTCCTCAAAGAGTCAAAAGGTATGGGCAACACAATCGGATATAGTGAAGCGCACACCAGAGACAGAAGTTTCCTCAGAGGAAAGTAATGAAGTAGAGGAAGTAATAGTGATGGTAGATATGCAAGCAGAAAATACAGTCAAAGATACAGCTAGTCACATTAAGGAATTGGTAGTAGGAAAGAAACAAGTAAGTTTCCCAATGTCcgataaagataaaaataagttTCGTCCTCCTAGCTGGTTTGTAGCACCCAAACCAATTCGAGATAGATCTACAAGCTTTCGAAAGCACTTTAAGGACAAAGATCAAAAATAA